The following proteins come from a genomic window of Pseudomonas hygromyciniae:
- a CDS encoding ABC-three component system middle component 1, producing MINKIIDEALIYHGFTKDFETDLTSFYVRESGSAIRFAILHKLDHLPSPTELNTLINQSAPDSFLNHPTFKKNCDLICIHHLNHLAEFKDQEEQIFAIEEDPHFFKKYVLYYSDTEQHAIQDYTFNELVATVSDKNQFSNYKEDPLAATHYSVAAKIFIKLPFLELPFTRRELISLRLQAADAVAEAGLDETYTVIQKLTSNNAEELITELMSNEMENSAD from the coding sequence ATGATAAATAAAATTATTGATGAGGCTCTCATTTATCATGGATTCACCAAAGACTTTGAAACCGACCTTACGAGCTTCTACGTTCGGGAATCCGGCTCCGCCATCCGCTTTGCGATTTTGCACAAGCTGGATCACTTACCCAGCCCCACCGAACTAAATACTCTTATTAATCAATCGGCCCCCGACTCCTTTCTGAACCATCCAACATTCAAGAAAAACTGTGACCTCATCTGCATTCATCACCTGAACCACCTAGCTGAATTCAAAGACCAGGAAGAACAGATTTTTGCGATTGAAGAGGACCCTCACTTTTTCAAGAAATATGTACTTTACTACAGCGATACTGAGCAGCATGCCATCCAGGACTATACCTTCAACGAACTAGTGGCCACTGTCTCGGACAAGAACCAGTTCAGCAACTACAAGGAAGACCCTCTGGCCGCTACGCACTACAGTGTTGCAGCAAAGATTTTCATCAAGCTTCCTTTTCTTGAGCTCCCGTTCACCCGACGTGAGCTTATTTCCTTGCGCCTGCAAGCAGCCGACGCCGTAGCCGAAGCAGGCCTTGATGAAACCTACACAGTCATCCAGAAACTCACGTCGAATAACGCGGAAGAATTGATCACGGAGCTGATGAGCAATGAAATGGAAAATAGCGCGGATTGA
- a CDS encoding phospholipase D family protein, protein MDVKFLSASQTQSTLIALVENCESMQWAVAWATENAVFEAAMKDSSKFENFVVGTHMFQTQPEVLERAAALAAAAVVPPTGDLFHPKVYLFRNGQRIRCVVGSPNLTKAAMIRNVEASVLLDGSLDDAALLELSRFVAEAWKGAEDISHEFLFRYRHQYAAKTAARQELIKFADVRPPSKPNTKRAPHDMSWADYLVQVRSSSHPSAHLFKERLGVLTKARALFATGIPYAKWNEDDRKLVAGTLGRKKSQQPGVDYGLFGSMGASGTFANLVIEAPTGLSHALDFIPLMGAVTQGDYDRYCKAFRAAFDQDGRVGGLPTATRLLAMKRPDAFVCIDSANRKDLCENFGVSPSTTNLENYWQRIIEPMHGDPWWRHPQPSNAADAEIWLGRAALLDAIYYTPR, encoded by the coding sequence ATGGATGTGAAGTTCCTGTCGGCTTCGCAGACGCAATCGACACTCATAGCACTGGTTGAGAACTGCGAGTCGATGCAATGGGCAGTAGCCTGGGCGACCGAGAACGCAGTCTTCGAGGCAGCGATGAAAGACAGCTCGAAGTTCGAGAACTTCGTTGTCGGCACTCATATGTTCCAGACGCAGCCCGAGGTGCTTGAGCGGGCGGCAGCGCTAGCGGCCGCAGCCGTCGTTCCTCCTACGGGCGACCTGTTCCACCCGAAGGTCTACCTGTTTCGTAACGGGCAACGCATACGCTGCGTGGTCGGGAGCCCAAATCTCACGAAGGCGGCGATGATCCGAAACGTCGAGGCGAGCGTGCTGCTTGATGGCTCGCTCGACGATGCAGCGCTGCTAGAGCTCAGTCGCTTCGTCGCAGAAGCGTGGAAGGGGGCGGAGGACATCTCTCACGAGTTCCTCTTTCGGTACCGTCACCAGTACGCAGCTAAGACGGCTGCGCGACAGGAACTGATCAAGTTCGCTGACGTTCGGCCACCTTCTAAGCCGAATACCAAGCGCGCGCCACATGATATGAGCTGGGCGGACTACCTCGTGCAGGTCCGAAGCTCATCACACCCGTCTGCGCACCTGTTTAAGGAGCGCTTGGGCGTTCTGACAAAGGCTCGCGCCCTTTTCGCGACTGGCATACCCTACGCGAAGTGGAACGAGGACGACCGCAAGCTGGTCGCCGGCACTCTCGGGCGCAAGAAGTCTCAGCAGCCAGGCGTGGACTACGGGCTTTTCGGGAGCATGGGCGCAAGTGGGACGTTCGCGAACCTGGTCATCGAAGCGCCCACAGGTCTCTCCCACGCCCTCGATTTCATCCCGTTGATGGGCGCGGTCACGCAGGGCGACTACGACCGCTACTGCAAAGCGTTCAGAGCAGCCTTCGATCAGGACGGGCGAGTCGGCGGACTACCGACCGCGACTAGGCTCTTGGCGATGAAGCGGCCTGACGCATTCGTGTGCATTGATTCGGCCAACCGGAAGGACTTGTGCGAAAACTTCGGTGTCAGCCCGAGCACAACGAACCTGGAGAACTACTGGCAGCGCATCATTGAGCCGATGCACGGTGATCCGTGGTGGAGACATCCGCAGCCGAGCAATGCGGCTGACGCAGAAATCTGGTTGGGACGTGCAGCGCTTCTGGACGCCATCTACTACACGCCCCGTTGA
- a CDS encoding MFS transporter produces the protein MTDCVCNAVPDRHPGADLDVEPATPAWMAVFSLAMGVFGLLTAEYLPASLLTLMATDLGVSEALAGQAVTVTAVVALFAGLLVPGLTRGIDRRWVLLGFSTLMVASNLLVAVSSSFAVLLLMRILLGIALGGFWSMAAAVAMRLVPSALLPRALSIIFSGIAIGTVVAVPLGSYLGGLYGWRSAFFAAAAVGMVTLAFQSFTLPRLAPRRPARLRTVLEVLQRPGIAMGMFGCVLVHSGHFAMFTYVRPFLEGTTGIGSQGLSLMLLGFGVANFVGTLLAGRLLERHPLATLVLMPALVGVAALALVLLPASLPGQAILLAIWGLAFGGVPVAWSNWVASAVPDQAESAGGMVVASVQSAIATGAAAGGAVFSLGGSAGVFVAAAVLMLLAALLIALRVRVPSARGVPSWKGLGP, from the coding sequence ATGACCGACTGTGTATGTAATGCCGTCCCTGACCGCCATCCTGGCGCCGACTTAGATGTTGAGCCTGCGACCCCCGCGTGGATGGCCGTCTTTTCGTTGGCAATGGGGGTGTTCGGGTTACTGACCGCTGAGTATCTTCCGGCCAGTTTGTTGACGCTGATGGCCACTGACCTGGGAGTGTCCGAAGCGCTGGCTGGCCAGGCGGTAACGGTGACAGCCGTCGTAGCGCTGTTCGCCGGCTTGTTGGTGCCAGGCCTGACCCGTGGCATCGACCGGCGTTGGGTGTTGCTGGGGTTTTCCACGTTGATGGTCGCTTCCAATCTGTTGGTCGCCGTTTCCTCCAGCTTCGCGGTGCTGTTGTTGATGCGCATCTTGCTGGGTATCGCCCTTGGCGGGTTCTGGAGCATGGCGGCGGCGGTCGCGATGCGGTTGGTGCCGAGTGCTCTATTGCCTCGGGCGCTATCGATCATTTTCAGCGGCATTGCTATCGGGACGGTCGTTGCAGTGCCGCTGGGCAGCTATCTGGGCGGGCTTTATGGCTGGCGCAGCGCGTTCTTTGCAGCGGCGGCGGTAGGCATGGTGACCCTGGCTTTTCAGTCGTTCACTCTGCCGCGCCTCGCGCCGCGTCGGCCGGCAAGACTGCGCACTGTTTTAGAGGTGTTGCAGCGCCCAGGCATCGCCATGGGGATGTTCGGTTGCGTGCTGGTGCACAGCGGGCACTTCGCGATGTTCACCTATGTTCGGCCATTCCTTGAAGGGACTACGGGCATCGGCTCGCAAGGGCTGTCACTGATGTTGCTGGGGTTCGGTGTGGCCAACTTCGTCGGCACGCTGTTGGCCGGGAGGCTGCTGGAGCGCCACCCGCTGGCCACTCTGGTGTTGATGCCCGCCCTGGTCGGTGTTGCAGCACTGGCGTTGGTGCTGTTGCCGGCATCGTTGCCGGGGCAGGCGATACTCCTGGCGATCTGGGGCTTGGCCTTTGGTGGTGTGCCGGTAGCGTGGTCGAACTGGGTTGCCAGTGCGGTACCTGATCAGGCGGAAAGCGCCGGAGGCATGGTGGTGGCATCTGTGCAATCGGCCATCGCAACAGGCGCCGCCGCTGGCGGTGCAGTGTTCAGCCTCGGTGGCAGCGCAGGCGTATTCGTCGCAGCGGCTGTGCTGATGCTGCTGGCCGCGCTGTTGATTGCGCTGCGGGTCCGCGTCCCTTCTGCCCGGGGCGTTCCATCGTGGAAAGGACTCGGCCCATGA
- a CDS encoding SDR family oxidoreductase: MVNVSQAPLILITGGSRGVGAATARLAAARGYDVAISYVANEPAARAVVADIEALGRKALAMRADSADPQQVADLFAAIDRTFGRIDVLVNNAGMLAPQSRLEELGFERMQRIFAVNAIGPILCAQQAVKRMSYRHNGPGGVVINVSSASARLGSPNEYVDYAASKGALETFTIGFAKEVAREGIRVNCIRPGHIYTDMHASGGEPGRVDRVKDSIPMGRGGQPEEVARAILWLASAEASFVTGTFLDVTGGK, encoded by the coding sequence ATGGTCAACGTCTCACAGGCACCGCTGATTCTGATCACGGGTGGAAGTCGTGGAGTGGGGGCCGCAACCGCCCGGCTGGCTGCGGCAAGAGGTTATGACGTGGCTATCAGCTACGTTGCCAACGAGCCCGCAGCGCGGGCGGTGGTTGCGGATATTGAAGCGTTGGGGCGCAAAGCCTTGGCGATGCGGGCAGACAGTGCGGACCCCCAGCAGGTGGCCGATTTGTTCGCGGCCATCGATCGCACGTTCGGCCGCATTGACGTCCTGGTCAATAACGCCGGGATGCTGGCGCCTCAGTCACGCCTGGAAGAGCTCGGCTTCGAGCGTATGCAGCGCATCTTTGCGGTCAATGCGATTGGGCCAATTCTCTGCGCGCAACAGGCGGTAAAGCGCATGTCTTACCGTCACAACGGCCCGGGCGGCGTGGTGATCAATGTTTCATCGGCATCCGCGCGCCTTGGCAGCCCCAATGAGTACGTCGACTATGCGGCGTCAAAGGGGGCGTTGGAGACGTTCACCATTGGCTTTGCAAAGGAAGTGGCTCGGGAAGGCATACGCGTCAACTGTATTCGCCCCGGACATATTTATACCGACATGCATGCCAGTGGCGGTGAGCCGGGGCGGGTCGATCGTGTCAAGGACTCGATCCCCATGGGGCGGGGCGGACAGCCGGAGGAAGTGGCCCGTGCGATTCTATGGTTGGCGAGCGCCGAGGCATCGTTCGTTACCGGTACATTCCTGGACGTAACGGGCGGTAAATGA
- a CDS encoding AAA family ATPase, which translates to MKWKIARIEVSRFKAFKHINLDLGTSSLLTLDGPNGYGKTSVFDAVELLLTGQIKRIDNLFFRH; encoded by the coding sequence ATGAAATGGAAAATAGCGCGGATTGAAGTTTCTCGATTTAAGGCTTTTAAACACATCAATTTGGATCTTGGCACCTCATCGCTGCTAACGCTCGACGGGCCGAACGGGTACGGAAAAACCAGTGTCTTCGATGCTGTCGAGCTGTTACTCACGGGTCAGATCAAGCGGATCGACAATCTTTTTTTTCGACATTGA
- a CDS encoding ABC-three component system protein, giving the protein MSVKSKGYPATAVSTWSGYVYQGKIALYHSLKLIHQGDLDFELQLDSSDDFAIYKSGALVSAHQVKAKIGTYKSEYIEALEKSSAVEYDRVKGVSRYFHVSVQLNDTDDYTGKNNELVKLYSYGNNKYCGLGEIEGLTKAVIKEICSSNSILLTDELLHYNYCLLSEKISTQAVAIHRMVQVDREKANKAAYESRITAQSLIDDIVNKNPYNNTEYYAIDLKAKLHSHLEDRLDQALPGMSDASYGRARRLFEHIRDSEASDMQTLCQLIKPSERFSSIQKADIRRYSGLIEDMSIEPIFKQFPHYLDSDKRFYLPTALDLPFVDDHEGCTVDLLGEMDTNGDLLKLLFEYNNLIPSRSSESFIINTKFTHPNDLDDQQVRDRIDSNILKSFCLSIVTKEDAEARLNDK; this is encoded by the coding sequence GTGAGCGTCAAGAGCAAAGGCTATCCAGCCACCGCTGTGTCTACGTGGAGCGGCTACGTCTACCAAGGGAAAATTGCACTCTATCACTCCCTCAAGTTAATCCATCAGGGCGACTTAGATTTTGAGCTTCAACTAGATAGCAGCGACGATTTCGCCATTTACAAAAGCGGCGCACTTGTAAGCGCCCATCAAGTAAAAGCCAAGATTGGCACGTACAAAAGCGAGTATATCGAGGCACTGGAAAAATCTTCTGCTGTCGAGTACGATCGAGTTAAAGGCGTATCACGATACTTCCATGTATCGGTCCAACTCAACGATACCGATGATTACACCGGAAAGAACAACGAGCTGGTTAAACTCTACTCGTACGGGAACAACAAATATTGCGGTCTAGGCGAGATCGAAGGCCTCACAAAAGCTGTTATCAAAGAAATATGCAGCAGCAACTCCATCCTGCTAACCGACGAGCTCTTGCACTACAACTACTGCCTTCTGTCTGAAAAGATAAGCACACAAGCAGTCGCGATTCACCGAATGGTACAGGTCGACCGAGAAAAGGCCAACAAGGCAGCGTATGAAAGCCGTATTACAGCTCAGAGCCTAATAGACGACATTGTTAACAAGAACCCATACAACAACACTGAGTATTATGCGATCGATCTGAAGGCAAAGCTGCACAGTCATCTAGAAGACAGACTCGATCAAGCCTTACCTGGTATGAGCGACGCCTCGTACGGGCGAGCGCGTCGGCTCTTCGAACATATTCGGGATTCAGAAGCCAGCGACATGCAGACGCTTTGTCAATTGATAAAGCCATCAGAGCGTTTCTCCAGCATACAAAAAGCAGATATCCGGCGTTATTCCGGCCTTATCGAGGACATGTCGATTGAGCCGATTTTTAAACAATTCCCGCACTATCTGGACAGTGACAAGCGATTCTATCTTCCGACGGCCCTCGACCTTCCCTTCGTTGATGACCACGAGGGTTGCACTGTAGACCTGCTGGGAGAGATGGATACCAACGGAGATTTACTCAAGCTGCTGTTTGAGTACAACAACCTCATCCCCAGCAGATCTTCCGAGTCTTTCATCATCAATACCAAGTTCACGCACCCCAACGACCTTGACGATCAGCAGGTCAGAGACCGCATTGACAGCAACATTCTCAAATCATTTTGTTTAAGCATCGTGACTAAAGAGGACGCAGAGGCTCGCTTGAATGATAAATAA
- a CDS encoding AraC family transcriptional regulator, with protein sequence MPADQFALSSDLINELLRGMRLRGVEYRRIQAGPAFGLGFPEKPGHAWFHFIAVGNAVLRMEDGTTYELSAGNAVFISHGAAHQLLSHPHAPVIDIDRLHGAPLGDTVSAVDADADASPTPSTILFSGCMEFELGSIHGLGKLMPGLMLIDAGGQRYPGLVPILTTMEREVSAARIGFAGILARLADVVAAMVVRGWVECACGNASGLVAALRDPRLAGALLALHQQPGRDWTVAQLAEHCNTSRSVFADRFQLTIGMAPLRYVTELRMRLASQWLTLERLPIEEVAQRLGYTSQAAFSRAFKRITGKTPGLSRKVRQPAVT encoded by the coding sequence ATGCCTGCTGACCAGTTTGCTCTCTCCTCAGACCTCATCAACGAGCTATTGCGTGGCATGCGCCTGCGTGGCGTCGAATACCGGCGTATCCAGGCAGGCCCCGCCTTCGGTTTGGGCTTCCCGGAAAAACCTGGGCACGCCTGGTTCCACTTCATCGCCGTCGGTAACGCGGTGCTGCGCATGGAGGATGGCACCACCTACGAGCTGTCTGCCGGCAACGCCGTGTTCATCTCCCATGGCGCGGCCCATCAACTGCTTTCACATCCGCACGCGCCTGTTATAGACATCGACCGTCTACACGGCGCCCCGCTCGGTGACACCGTCAGCGCAGTGGATGCCGACGCCGATGCCAGCCCCACGCCGAGCACTATTTTGTTCAGTGGTTGTATGGAGTTTGAACTGGGCAGTATCCATGGCCTTGGCAAGCTGATGCCGGGCCTGATGCTGATTGATGCCGGCGGCCAGCGTTACCCCGGCCTGGTACCGATCCTGACAACCATGGAGCGCGAAGTTAGCGCCGCACGTATCGGCTTCGCCGGTATCCTCGCGCGCTTGGCCGACGTGGTGGCTGCCATGGTCGTGCGCGGTTGGGTGGAGTGCGCCTGCGGCAATGCCTCGGGCCTGGTCGCCGCCTTGCGCGATCCACGCTTGGCCGGCGCGCTGCTTGCGCTCCATCAGCAACCGGGCCGCGACTGGACCGTTGCGCAGTTGGCAGAGCACTGCAATACCTCACGCTCGGTCTTCGCGGACCGCTTCCAACTGACGATTGGCATGGCCCCGCTACGCTATGTCACCGAACTGCGAATGCGGCTTGCGAGCCAGTGGCTGACCCTCGAAAGGCTACCGATTGAGGAGGTAGCGCAGCGTTTGGGCTATACATCGCAGGCCGCTTTCAGTCGTGCATTCAAGCGCATCACGGGCAAAACACCTGGATTGAGTCGTAAGGTGAGGCAACCCGCTGTTACTTGA